From the Paludisphaera mucosa genome, one window contains:
- a CDS encoding M20 family metallopeptidase has protein sequence MNPQSVRTFVADRLDAYLGELRGLVEHESPSGDKARLDRLADVIAARWAGLGGAVERVANDRGGDHLVGRFFTSLPGRPALVVGHFDTVWPVGTIDRLPFRREGDRLYGPGVYDMKASLILVAAVLEAFAALGGTPARPVTVLFTSDEEVGSRTSRALIESLARGCGHALILEPPLADGSLKTARKGVGRFTMTIEGRAAHAGVAPELGASAIVELAHQVLKAQALNDPQAGTTVNVGLVQGGTTPNVVPARASAEIDARAVTIAGAEAVERALLGLTAATPGTRVTVAGGFNRPPMERSPAVVALFEQARRVGADLDLALTEGSTGGGSDGNFTAAVGAATLDGLGTHGGGAHADDEHILVSTIPERAALLAALLLDI, from the coding sequence ATGAACCCGCAATCCGTCCGCACCTTCGTCGCCGATCGCCTGGACGCCTACCTCGGCGAGCTTCGGGGGCTGGTCGAGCACGAGTCCCCCAGCGGCGACAAGGCCCGGCTCGACCGGCTCGCCGACGTGATCGCCGCCCGCTGGGCCGGGCTGGGCGGAGCCGTCGAGCGGGTGGCGAACGACCGCGGCGGCGACCACCTCGTCGGCCGGTTCTTCACGTCGCTCCCCGGCCGCCCGGCGCTGGTGGTCGGCCACTTCGACACGGTCTGGCCCGTCGGCACGATCGATCGCCTGCCGTTCCGCCGCGAGGGGGACCGGCTCTACGGCCCCGGCGTGTACGACATGAAGGCCAGCCTGATCCTCGTCGCCGCCGTGCTCGAAGCCTTCGCCGCCCTGGGGGGGACGCCGGCCCGGCCGGTGACGGTGCTGTTCACGTCGGACGAGGAGGTCGGCAGCCGGACGTCGCGGGCCCTGATCGAGTCGCTCGCCCGCGGGTGCGGCCACGCCCTGATCCTGGAGCCACCGCTGGCCGACGGCTCGCTCAAGACGGCCCGCAAGGGCGTCGGCCGGTTCACGATGACGATCGAGGGCCGGGCGGCCCACGCCGGGGTCGCTCCGGAGCTGGGGGCCAGCGCGATCGTCGAGCTGGCGCATCAGGTCCTGAAGGCCCAGGCGCTCAACGACCCCCAGGCCGGGACGACGGTGAACGTCGGGCTCGTCCAGGGGGGCACGACCCCCAACGTCGTCCCCGCCCGCGCCTCGGCCGAGATCGACGCCCGCGCCGTGACGATCGCCGGGGCCGAGGCCGTCGAGCGGGCCCTGCTCGGCCTGACCGCGGCGACGCCGGGGACGCGTGTGACGGTGGCGGGCGGCTTCAACCGGCCGCCGATGGAGCGCAGCCCGGCCGTCGTCGCCCTGTTCGAGCAGGCCCGACGCGTGGGAGCGGACCTCGACCTGGCGCTGACGGAGGGCTCGACGGGCGGCGGCAGCGACGGCAACTTCACGGCCGCCGTCGGCGCGGCGACGCTCGACGGCCTGGGGACGCACGGCGGCGGGGCCCACGCCGACGACGAGCACATCCTCGTGAGCACGATCCCCGAACGCGCGGCGCTGCTGGCCGCCCTGCTGCTGGACATCTGA